Proteins from one Limanda limanda chromosome 4, fLimLim1.1, whole genome shotgun sequence genomic window:
- the tnfrsf1b gene encoding tumor necrosis factor receptor superfamily member 1B isoform X2 codes for MKEILALLVLLCVRTTTPYGPDSDGRCRNSTTEYLVHNRCCKKCPPGQRLFQECSDTAETVCKQCDRNQYRDKWNYAKNCKICHLCNPIKGLQYAQNCSSTTRAGCVCKPGMYCDLGYDEPYCAECRKYSQCIAGYGVSVPGTADSDVSCKRCPTGTFSDTRSSTDACRPHTDCHGMAVVRKGNATSDTKCEERVDESTLLQDTTKGYHPGTLFSTAGTMRSTVLAISDATLSVSTTVSNEVFNHSMTSPPPYKEPGISMAAVISGVIGFLLLFIIIILVFVCKAVRSKDAKKFHPKVDANGNCESDDKITKNNLEQTQLMCFTVTCPEQQSLLDKARACSDYSQSSNYTDTDTRTDGGGSHDSIGPLQSTLALNNSYPAVSEPMTLISNTEPVTPRPTLPSECSSQPTSPQIISPLTANPHFNVNITFHIGNGSLVTPSVTPTHLTESDSHLPFGEEEESFSIPQQEDGKHPLRPVQDSAS; via the exons ccctatgGACCGGACTCAGATGGAAGGTGTCGCAACTCGACAACAGAGTACCTGGTTCATAATCGATGCTGCAAGAAATGCCCTCCTG GACAGCGACTGTTTCAGGAATGCTCTGACACCGCTGAGACTGTGTGTAAACAGTGTGACCGAAACCAGTACAGGGACAAATGGAACTACGCAAAAAACTGCAAAATCTGTCACCTATGCAATCCAA TTAAAGGTCTGCAATATGCCCAAAACTGCTCCTCAACCACACGGGCCGGGTGTGTGTGCAAGCCTGGGATGTACTGCGACTTGGGATATGATGAACCTTACTGTGCAGAATGTAGAAAGTACAGTCAATGTATAGCTGGTTATGGAGTGTCCGTGCCAG GGACGGCGGACTCAGATGTGAGCTGTAAACGGTGTCCTACTGGGACGTTCTCCGACACCAGATCCTCCACGGACGCCTGTCGGCCTCACACGGA CTGTCATGGGATGGCTGTTGTTAGAAAAGGCAACGCTACGTCCGACACCAAGTGTGAAGAAAGGGTTGATGAATCCACATTGCTTCAAGACACAACCAAAGGGTATCACCCTGGCACTTTGTTTTCGACTGCAGGTACAATGAGGAGCACAGTCTTGGCGATCTCAGACGCCACACTGTCCGTCAGTACAACCGTTTCAAATGAAGTATTCAACCATTCAATGACTAGCCCACCACCATACAAAGAACCTGGAATTTCAATGG CTGCCGTCATTTCCGGAGTCATTGGATTCCTTTTGCTTTTCATTATAATTATTCTGGTATTCGTTTGTAAAGCAGTCAGGAGCAAAG aTGCAAAAAAATTTCACCCGAAAGTAGATGCAAATGGCAACTGTGAGAGTGATGATAAA ATCACTAAGAATAATTTGGAGCAAACGCAGCTGATGTGTTTCACAGTTACGTGTCCAGAACAACAGTCTCTACTTGACAAAGCGAGAGCCTGCAGTGACTACAGTCAGTCCAGCAACTACACCGACACCGACACCAGAACAGACGGCGGTGGCAGCCACGACTCCATCGGCCCTTTGCAGTCCACGTTAGCTTTAAACAATTCATATCCTGCTGTGTCAGAGCCCATGACTTTAATTTCCAACACAGAGCCTGTCACACCTCGGCCCACTCTCCCCTCAGAGTGCTCCTCTCAGCCTACCAGCCCCCAGATCATCAGCCCCCTGACCGCCAATCCCCATTTCAACGTCAACATCACTTTCCACATTGGGAACGGGTCTTTAGTGACACCATCCGTCACGCCCACACACCTAACAGAATCAGACAGTCACCTCCCCtttggagaggaagaggagtcctTTAGCATTCCACAACAAGAAGATGGCAAACACCCGCTGAGGCCAGTGCAGGACAGTGCAAGTTAA
- the tnfrsf1b gene encoding tumor necrosis factor receptor superfamily member 1B isoform X1, with amino-acid sequence MKEILALLVLLCVRTTTPYGPDSDGRCRNSTTEYLVHNRCCKKCPPGQRLFQECSDTAETVCKQCDRNQYRDKWNYAKNCKICHLCNPIKGLQYAQNCSSTTRAGCVCKPGMYCDLGYDEPYCAECRKYSQCIAGYGVSVPGTADSDVSCKRCPTGTFSDTRSSTDACRPHTDCHGMAVVRKGNATSDTKCEERVDESTLLQDTTKGYHPGTLFSTAGTMRSTVLAISDATLSVSTTVSNEVFNHSMTSPPPYKEPGISMAAVISGVIGFLLLFIIIILVFVCKAVRSKDAKKFHPKVDANGNCESDDKQITKNNLEQTQLMCFTVTCPEQQSLLDKARACSDYSQSSNYTDTDTRTDGGGSHDSIGPLQSTLALNNSYPAVSEPMTLISNTEPVTPRPTLPSECSSQPTSPQIISPLTANPHFNVNITFHIGNGSLVTPSVTPTHLTESDSHLPFGEEEESFSIPQQEDGKHPLRPVQDSAS; translated from the exons ccctatgGACCGGACTCAGATGGAAGGTGTCGCAACTCGACAACAGAGTACCTGGTTCATAATCGATGCTGCAAGAAATGCCCTCCTG GACAGCGACTGTTTCAGGAATGCTCTGACACCGCTGAGACTGTGTGTAAACAGTGTGACCGAAACCAGTACAGGGACAAATGGAACTACGCAAAAAACTGCAAAATCTGTCACCTATGCAATCCAA TTAAAGGTCTGCAATATGCCCAAAACTGCTCCTCAACCACACGGGCCGGGTGTGTGTGCAAGCCTGGGATGTACTGCGACTTGGGATATGATGAACCTTACTGTGCAGAATGTAGAAAGTACAGTCAATGTATAGCTGGTTATGGAGTGTCCGTGCCAG GGACGGCGGACTCAGATGTGAGCTGTAAACGGTGTCCTACTGGGACGTTCTCCGACACCAGATCCTCCACGGACGCCTGTCGGCCTCACACGGA CTGTCATGGGATGGCTGTTGTTAGAAAAGGCAACGCTACGTCCGACACCAAGTGTGAAGAAAGGGTTGATGAATCCACATTGCTTCAAGACACAACCAAAGGGTATCACCCTGGCACTTTGTTTTCGACTGCAGGTACAATGAGGAGCACAGTCTTGGCGATCTCAGACGCCACACTGTCCGTCAGTACAACCGTTTCAAATGAAGTATTCAACCATTCAATGACTAGCCCACCACCATACAAAGAACCTGGAATTTCAATGG CTGCCGTCATTTCCGGAGTCATTGGATTCCTTTTGCTTTTCATTATAATTATTCTGGTATTCGTTTGTAAAGCAGTCAGGAGCAAAG aTGCAAAAAAATTTCACCCGAAAGTAGATGCAAATGGCAACTGTGAGAGTGATGATAAA CAGATCACTAAGAATAATTTGGAGCAAACGCAGCTGATGTGTTTCACAGTTACGTGTCCAGAACAACAGTCTCTACTTGACAAAGCGAGAGCCTGCAGTGACTACAGTCAGTCCAGCAACTACACCGACACCGACACCAGAACAGACGGCGGTGGCAGCCACGACTCCATCGGCCCTTTGCAGTCCACGTTAGCTTTAAACAATTCATATCCTGCTGTGTCAGAGCCCATGACTTTAATTTCCAACACAGAGCCTGTCACACCTCGGCCCACTCTCCCCTCAGAGTGCTCCTCTCAGCCTACCAGCCCCCAGATCATCAGCCCCCTGACCGCCAATCCCCATTTCAACGTCAACATCACTTTCCACATTGGGAACGGGTCTTTAGTGACACCATCCGTCACGCCCACACACCTAACAGAATCAGACAGTCACCTCCCCtttggagaggaagaggagtcctTTAGCATTCCACAACAAGAAGATGGCAAACACCCGCTGAGGCCAGTGCAGGACAGTGCAAGTTAA